The genomic interval GCAAGATTCCCAAAGGGCAGGCGCTGCATCCGGTAACCCTGGTTTCATGGTACGACGCCGGGCGTTATGCCAAGTGGGCCGGGAAGCGGTTGCCGACCGAGGCGGAATGGGAAAAGGCGGCGCGCGGCAACGATGGGCGGCGCTGGCCCTGGGGCGAGGCCATGGACGCGGGCCGCCTCAATACCTACTACAATGCCGGCAACACAACAGCGGTGACACACTACCCGCAAGGCGCAAGCCCGTACGGGGTGATGGATATGGCAGGCAATGTGAGCGAGTGGACAGCGACTGACCTCGCACCCTACCCGGACAGTCAGGTGCCCGCAGAGTTATTTCAGGCAAAGGTCGGTGTGGCCGCCTCTGCTGCCGATCGCAGCCTGCAGATGGTGGATACGGTGCCGACCGATGCTACCTACAAGGTGATGCGCGGTGGCTCCTGGAAAAGTGACCCGTTCTCGACGGCGACCTATCACCGCAACTATTCGCTGCCCCATTATGCCTCCGACTTTTTCGGCTTTCGTTGCGCGCAGGACAGCCAGTGACCATAAGGTGCAGGGTGGTGCCATCATGACGAAATACACGCAGCACGTGCTGTGCTGGCTGGCAGGCCTGCTGGCGCCCGCGCAGGCCTATGCACTGGCGCCCGACAGTTACCGCTATCTGCACGTGACCATTGATACCATATGGAACATATTTCTCATTCTGGCGCCGCTGGTGCTGGCCCCGTTCGTGGTGCTGATGTGGATGTACTGGCGCCGTGCCCGGGCGCGCGACGAGCAGGGCAAAGATGACGCGCCTGAGTAGATTCTTTTTCGGCCTGCTCGCCGCCGGTTGTTTGCTGGCTGGGCCCATCGCTGCTGCGGCCGACAGGGCCGACAGCGGCGAGCAGGTGATGCAGCAGTTCATTGCCGGGAAGACCGGCCAGTCTGCAGAGGCCGCGCTGGCCCAACAGAAGACCCGGCATCAGATTCTGTTTGTTATGGGTTTTGCGTTGCTGGCAGGGATCGGAACCACGGTCGGTCTCGGGATTGCCATGGCGCTGTATCACAAGCCGGTGTTTGTCGCCCACATGATTGCCGCCGGCTTCAGCCTGACCCTGGCCATCGTCCACGCGATTGTGGCCATCGTCTGGTTTTATCCCTCCTGACAGCTTTCCCTGCGCCGTGCGCCTGCTGACCCCCGCATGGGCGCTGGCCCTGATCTACGCCCTCTCCGGTCTTGCCAGCCTGGCCTACGAAGTGCTGTGGGTGCGGGTGCTGGTATTGCAGTTCGGCGTCAGCATATTTGGTGTGGTGGCGGGCATCAGCGCCTTCATGGGCGGGCTGGGCGCAGGCAGCCTGTGGGGTGTGCGCATCAGCCGCCGGGTGGGCTCACCGCTGCGGCTGTTCGCGCTGATTGAGATCGGACTGGCGCTGTATGCGCTGGCCTCGCCGCTGTTATTGCAGGGCATGGACAGCCTGTTGACGGGTATGGCGCCGTCCACCGGGTTGGCGAGCTGGTACGCGCTGCAAAGCGGCTTTACGCTGCTACTGATATTTATCCCGGCGCTGGGCATGGGCGTGGGTTTTGCGCTGGCGTTGCAGGCCGCGCGCGGGGTGCAACTTTCGCTGGCGTCGCTCTATGGACTGAATACCTGCGGTGCGGCGCTGGGCGCGCTGTTGCCGCTGTGGTTGCTGCCGCAGCTGGGCTGGTCAGTATCCCTGCGCGTGGTGGCGGTCATCGGCCTGCTGGCGGGGTTGGCGGCCTGGGTGTGGGCGAAAAGGCACGGTACACCGGACAAGATGGCCCCGGTAGTGTCCGGCCAGCGGCCCGACACGTTGTCATTGTGGGCCTATGCCGGGGTGGGCGCGGCGGCGCTGATGCTGGAGATCGGCTGGACGCGGTTGTATGGCATGGTGCTGTTGCGCACCGAGTATGTGCTGGCGGTATTGCTGGCGGTGTACCTCGTCGGTATCGGCGCGGGCAGCCTGCTGGCGCGTTATCTGCGCGGACCGGTCTGGTTTAGCGTGCTGCCGGTGCTGGCGGGGGCGTTTGCTGTCCTCAGCCTGTGGTGGTTGCCGGCGCTTTCCGCCTGGGCCGAGCAGGCCCGCCATGCCAGTCTGGCATCGGCGATACTGGCGCAGTCGCTGAGGTTGGCGGCTATCACGCTGCCGGTGACGCTGGTGCTGGGCGCCTGGCTGCCCTTGCTGAGCCAGCGCCTGGGCGAGTCCGGTCACCACAGCGGTATCTGGCTGTATGGAGTGAACGCGCTGGGCGCGATGCTGGGGGCGGCGCTGGCCGGGGTGGTATTGCTGCCGACACTCGGCGCACCGGGCACGGTGAGCGCTGCCGCGCTGCTGCTGCTGGCCTGCGGCTGGGTCTGGGTGGCGCCATCGCGCCTGCGTCTGGTCTGGCTGGCGCTGGGGGCAGTGGGTTTGTTGCTGCTGGCGCTGCCGGTGTGGCAGCTGCCACCGGCTGCGCGGCTGTTACCCCAGGCCTTGGCCGCCACGACAGACCTCGAGCGCCACGAAGACGCTATTGCCATCACCCATGTGATCGAGCGTGCCGATGGGCAGCGGGTGTTGCTTTCCGACCTGCAACGCATGGACGCCGCCACCGATCAGGCGGCGGTGGCGGTACAGGAAAATCAGGCGCGCCTGCCGCTGTTGTTGCACCCGGCGCCGCGCTCGGTGCTGTTTTTGGGGTTGGGCACCGGCATCTCCGCCGCAGGTTCGCTGCCCTATACGGATCTGGAGCGCACGGCAGTGGAGCTGTCGCAGGGCGCCATCGATGCCGCCCGCCGCTGGTTTGCCCCGGTCAACGGCGGCGTGATGGACGCCATGCAGGTGGTGCATGACGACGCGCGCCGGTTCCTGCGTGCGACCACGCATCGCTACGATGTCATCATCGGCGACCTGTTTCACCCCGACCTGGCCGGGCACAGCGCGCTGTTGTCGGTGCAGCAGTTTGAGCGCGCCCGTGCGCGCCTCGCCCCGGGCGGCCTGTATGTGCAGTGGCTCGCCCTCAACCAGTTTGATCGCGCCTCGCTCGACACGGTGCTGGAGAGCTTTCGCCATGTGTTCCCGGGCGCGGTGGTGTTTGTCGACGGGCTGCACCTGGCGCTGGTCGGGCCGCAGGCGCGGCTCGGCGGCGCCCCGGCCATGCTGGCAAATCTGGCGCGGCTCGATGCAGAGACGCAGGGACAGGCCACCGGCGGCGAAGGCCCCTGGACCTGGCTCGGCCGTTACTGGGGCGCGATTACCCCGCGCGTGGCGCCGTTGCAGGAGGAATGGGCGCCGCGCATCGAGTTCCGCCTGCCGCGGGCACGCTACGGCGCGGAACAGCATCTGACGCTTCTGATCGGGCAGTTGCTGGCGACGCGGCCGGATATGGAGCAGGCCGCACAGCAGCTGCAGGTGGCGGCGGCAGACAGGCCCGTGTTCGAGCGTGCCTATGGTGCGAGTGAGCTGGCGCTGCGCGCCGTCCGCATGCGGCTGCAGAATGACGGCGAGAGTGCGCGGTTGTTGCGTATTGCCCATGAAGCCAACCCGCAGGATCGCTGGGCCGGGTTTGCGCTGGCCGATGCCATGCTCGACACCCTGCCGCAGGCCGTGCGCCAGGGCATGGACGAGCGTGAGGCGCTGCGCCGGGTGCTGGCCATCCGGCCCGATCACGCCGAGGCCCTGCGCGCCTTGTGGCGGCTGGAACAGGCGGCGGGCAATGCAGCGCAAGCCGCCGCGCTGCGGGCCCGGCTGGCCGCCGTGGCCCCGCTCGATCGCGCAGTGCGCGGCCAGCCATAGCACTTCAAGCAGGCAATCGGGTCCAACACACTGTGCGGATAACTGCGCCCGTGTCCGGCGGGTCTGTATGGTAAAATCAACCCCATGAATTCGAGCCCAAATGAGGCCCTGAGCCGTATCAGGGTGGTAGCTGAAACGGGCCATGCGGCGTCAAATGGCGCCGGGCTGCTGCGCAAGCGCGCCGCCGTGCAGGTCGGCACACTGGCCTTGCTGGTG from Gammaproteobacteria bacterium carries:
- a CDS encoding SUMF1/EgtB/PvdO family nonheme iron enzyme gives rise to the protein MSPPPAVLARGARAKRMRYLVATIVTCVALVMLGGSWHVINLGAGRMEEMRSKATYDVSTMDTRIRAAGEEAVRRAGEAKVPMSLYRPQEVEALLSPEQWAEVEAMAEIPASEFIMGTDHARADLQNRPQHTVMLPAYRIDKYPVTNAQYARFVAATGHRPPGNWAGGKIPKGQALHPVTLVSWYDAGRYAKWAGKRLPTEAEWEKAARGNDGRRWPWGEAMDAGRLNTYYNAGNTTAVTHYPQGASPYGVMDMAGNVSEWTATDLAPYPDSQVPAELFQAKVGVAASAADRSLQMVDTVPTDATYKVMRGGSWKSDPFSTATYHRNYSLPHYASDFFGFRCAQDSQ
- a CDS encoding fused MFS/spermidine synthase, which codes for MRLLTPAWALALIYALSGLASLAYEVLWVRVLVLQFGVSIFGVVAGISAFMGGLGAGSLWGVRISRRVGSPLRLFALIEIGLALYALASPLLLQGMDSLLTGMAPSTGLASWYALQSGFTLLLIFIPALGMGVGFALALQAARGVQLSLASLYGLNTCGAALGALLPLWLLPQLGWSVSLRVVAVIGLLAGLAAWVWAKRHGTPDKMAPVVSGQRPDTLSLWAYAGVGAAALMLEIGWTRLYGMVLLRTEYVLAVLLAVYLVGIGAGSLLARYLRGPVWFSVLPVLAGAFAVLSLWWLPALSAWAEQARHASLASAILAQSLRLAAITLPVTLVLGAWLPLLSQRLGESGHHSGIWLYGVNALGAMLGAALAGVVLLPTLGAPGTVSAAALLLLACGWVWVAPSRLRLVWLALGAVGLLLLALPVWQLPPAARLLPQALAATTDLERHEDAIAITHVIERADGQRVLLSDLQRMDAATDQAAVAVQENQARLPLLLHPAPRSVLFLGLGTGISAAGSLPYTDLERTAVELSQGAIDAARRWFAPVNGGVMDAMQVVHDDARRFLRATTHRYDVIIGDLFHPDLAGHSALLSVQQFERARARLAPGGLYVQWLALNQFDRASLDTVLESFRHVFPGAVVFVDGLHLALVGPQARLGGAPAMLANLARLDAETQGQATGGEGPWTWLGRYWGAITPRVAPLQEEWAPRIEFRLPRARYGAEQHLTLLIGQLLATRPDMEQAAQQLQVAAADRPVFERAYGASELALRAVRMRLQNDGESARLLRIAHEANPQDRWAGFALADAMLDTLPQAVRQGMDEREALRRVLAIRPDHAEALRALWRLEQAAGNAAQAAALRARLAAVAPLDRAVRGQP